Proteins found in one Hypericibacter terrae genomic segment:
- a CDS encoding helix-turn-helix transcriptional regulator: protein MDLLERQDDLQLLGRALDDAVAGCGRIALVSGEAGIGKTSFVERFLNTRGRGMQVLKGNCDALFTPAPLGPLYDIARQSDGPLLSQLESDTSHGTVFSTLLDRLRGSTRPVLLVIEDVHWADEATYDLIVFLSRRIAQAKVLFILTYRDDEVGPKHPLRVLLGDLAMLRTVVRIELARLTIEAVRTLIADRPIDPASLHGQTSGNPFFVTEVLAHAGRGIPKTVRDAVLARAARLSAAGRHVLEAASVIGGRIDHAVMDKILGGEAEGLAECMKLGMLEATEIGVAFRHALVRDAILSDLDSRRLRELNRMALDRLRGAGAGRGDPVLLAHCAEGAGDGDAVIEFGGAAARAAAAVGAHRVAAAQYRRVLGFAGALAPGDRAPLFEAYAEECAIVDDLAEASHALGEAAELWRQAGNRLKEGEALAALAWPLVRGGRNAAAEESSRRAIELLESLPPTRQLAAAYRIQAHLRMLDRDHQLAVRFGRKAIELATRFQDDATLAAAELVVGSAMLVTGDEEGRPHLDRSLVLARQANLDSLVGLAYLNLGSSYGEQYRFAEAERHLTEGLDYTGDCDLDHAGHYMRAWLALTRLYQGRWSEASDLATAVVELPRVAAVSRIMALAALGRVRVRRGDPGAAAALDEALDLALQTNTLQRLAPVRAARAEAAWLSGERERVMVEATAVYDLAIGHRHRWHAGEFSFWRWRAGESVAVPEWSAAPFLLQIKGDWQGAAETWEQLGCPYEQARALADGDEAARLAALEIFDRLGAGPAAAALRQLMRGEGVRCIPRGPRSSTRRNPFGLTAREMQILGCLSDGLSNGRIGTQLHISPKTVDHHVSAVLAKIGACTRGEAARIAREQNLLPQNREVTAAK from the coding sequence ATGGATCTGCTTGAACGCCAAGACGATCTGCAATTGCTCGGCCGCGCCCTGGATGACGCGGTCGCCGGTTGCGGGCGCATCGCGCTCGTCAGCGGCGAGGCCGGCATCGGCAAGACCTCCTTCGTCGAGCGCTTCCTCAACACCCGTGGTCGGGGGATGCAGGTCCTCAAGGGCAACTGCGATGCGCTGTTCACGCCGGCCCCGCTGGGCCCGCTCTACGACATCGCGCGCCAGTCGGACGGACCGCTGCTGTCGCAGCTCGAGAGCGACACTTCGCATGGAACCGTCTTCTCGACCCTGCTGGATCGGCTCCGCGGCTCGACCAGGCCCGTCCTCCTCGTCATCGAGGATGTCCATTGGGCCGACGAGGCGACCTACGATCTGATCGTGTTTCTGAGCCGGCGCATCGCGCAGGCCAAGGTCCTGTTCATCCTGACCTACCGCGACGACGAGGTCGGGCCCAAGCATCCCTTGCGCGTGCTGCTGGGCGACCTGGCGATGCTGCGGACCGTAGTCCGCATCGAGCTGGCGCGCCTGACGATCGAGGCCGTCCGCACCCTGATCGCGGATCGGCCGATCGACCCCGCGTCGCTGCATGGGCAAACCTCGGGCAATCCCTTCTTCGTCACCGAGGTTCTCGCCCATGCGGGACGCGGGATCCCCAAGACGGTGCGCGATGCCGTGCTGGCGCGCGCGGCAAGACTGAGCGCTGCCGGCCGGCATGTCCTCGAGGCCGCTTCGGTGATCGGCGGCCGGATCGACCATGCCGTCATGGACAAGATCCTCGGCGGCGAGGCCGAGGGCCTGGCCGAATGCATGAAGCTCGGCATGCTCGAGGCGACGGAGATCGGCGTGGCCTTCCGCCATGCGCTGGTGCGCGACGCGATCCTGTCGGACCTCGACTCCCGGCGGCTCCGGGAGTTGAACCGGATGGCACTCGACAGACTGCGAGGGGCCGGCGCCGGGCGCGGCGATCCGGTTCTCCTGGCGCATTGCGCGGAAGGGGCCGGCGACGGCGACGCCGTCATCGAGTTCGGAGGGGCCGCCGCGCGCGCGGCCGCCGCTGTCGGCGCTCATCGGGTGGCCGCCGCGCAATATCGACGCGTCCTCGGCTTCGCCGGCGCTCTGGCACCCGGCGATCGGGCGCCGCTGTTCGAGGCCTATGCCGAGGAATGCGCCATCGTCGACGACCTGGCCGAAGCCAGCCATGCGCTGGGCGAGGCGGCCGAGCTGTGGCGACAGGCGGGCAATCGCCTCAAGGAAGGCGAGGCCCTCGCCGCTCTCGCCTGGCCCCTGGTCCGCGGTGGCCGAAACGCGGCGGCCGAAGAGTCGAGCCGTCGCGCGATCGAACTGCTCGAATCCCTGCCGCCGACGCGCCAGCTGGCCGCGGCCTATCGGATCCAGGCCCATCTGCGAATGCTCGACCGGGACCACCAGCTGGCGGTCCGCTTCGGCCGGAAGGCGATCGAGCTGGCCACCCGCTTCCAGGACGATGCCACCCTCGCCGCCGCCGAGCTGGTCGTGGGATCGGCGATGCTGGTGACGGGAGACGAGGAGGGCCGGCCTCATCTGGATCGGAGCCTGGTCCTCGCCCGACAGGCCAATCTGGATTCGCTTGTCGGGCTCGCCTACCTCAATCTCGGCTCGTCCTATGGCGAGCAATACCGGTTCGCCGAGGCGGAACGGCATCTCACCGAGGGGCTCGACTACACCGGCGATTGCGATCTGGACCATGCCGGCCATTACATGCGCGCCTGGCTCGCCCTGACCCGGCTCTATCAGGGACGCTGGAGCGAGGCCAGCGACCTCGCGACCGCCGTGGTCGAGCTCCCGCGCGTCGCCGCCGTCAGCCGGATCATGGCGCTGGCGGCGCTGGGCCGCGTGCGCGTCCGGCGCGGCGATCCCGGCGCCGCAGCGGCCCTCGACGAAGCGCTCGATCTGGCGCTGCAGACGAACACGCTGCAGCGCTTGGCGCCGGTGCGGGCCGCCCGCGCCGAAGCCGCCTGGCTTTCCGGAGAGCGCGAACGCGTCATGGTCGAAGCGACCGCGGTCTATGACCTCGCCATCGGCCATCGCCACCGCTGGCATGCGGGCGAATTCTCCTTCTGGCGCTGGCGCGCGGGCGAGTCCGTTGCCGTGCCGGAATGGAGTGCCGCGCCGTTCCTGCTGCAGATCAAGGGCGATTGGCAGGGGGCGGCCGAGACATGGGAGCAACTGGGCTGCCCCTATGAGCAGGCCCGTGCGCTCGCCGATGGCGATGAAGCGGCCCGGCTGGCCGCCCTTGAGATCTTCGATCGGCTGGGCGCCGGCCCTGCGGCGGCCGCCCTTCGCCAGCTGATGCGCGGCGAGGGGGTACGCTGCATTCCGCGCGGTCCCCGGTCCAGCACGCGACGCAATCCGTTCGGGCTGACCGCGCGCGAGATGCAGATCCTGGGCTGCCTTTCCGATGGGCTTTCCAACGGTCGCATCGGGACGCAGCTCCATATCTCCCCCAAGACCGTCGATCACCATGTGTCAGCGGTGCTGGCCAAGATCGGCGCCTGCACGCGCGGCGAAGCCGCCCGCATCGCCCGCGAGCAGAACCTGCTGCCGCAAAATAGGGAGGTGACGGCCGCAAAATAG
- a CDS encoding DUF4242 domain-containing protein, whose translation MPRYLIERNFPNGLGLAPNQQGCDAVTTVVANNAQQGVTWIHSYVTTDKKKTFCIYDGPTPEAIRKVAERNGLPVDRITEVRVLDPYFNM comes from the coding sequence ATGCCCCGTTACCTCATCGAACGCAATTTCCCCAACGGCCTGGGCCTCGCGCCCAACCAGCAGGGATGCGACGCGGTCACGACCGTCGTGGCCAACAATGCCCAGCAGGGTGTCACCTGGATCCACTCCTACGTGACGACCGACAAGAAGAAGACCTTCTGCATCTATGACGGTCCCACGCCGGAGGCCATCCGGAAGGTCGCCGAGCGCAACGGACTGCCGGTCGACCGCATCACCGAGGTTCGCGTGCTGGATCCCTATTTCAACATGTAG
- a CDS encoding methylated-DNA--[protein]-cysteine S-methyltransferase: MAKNPAQKAYVYKMMKSPVGELKLIASKDGLAAIMWEDDWRVRLNVVAEDRKHPVLRETERQLKEYFAGRRKTFDLKLDFAGTPFQKKVWQALLTIPFGETRSYAQIAKQVGKPKAVRAVGAANGRNPISIVAPCHRVIGSSGALTGYAGGLEAKAHLLGLEDALPKTQHKAA, from the coding sequence ATGGCGAAGAACCCCGCGCAGAAGGCCTATGTCTACAAGATGATGAAGTCTCCGGTGGGAGAGCTGAAGCTGATCGCCTCGAAGGACGGCCTGGCGGCGATCATGTGGGAGGACGACTGGCGCGTGCGCCTGAACGTCGTCGCCGAGGACCGGAAGCATCCGGTTCTTCGCGAGACCGAGCGCCAGCTCAAGGAATATTTCGCCGGCCGGCGAAAGACATTCGACCTGAAGCTCGATTTTGCGGGCACCCCTTTCCAGAAGAAGGTCTGGCAGGCGCTGCTCACCATTCCGTTCGGCGAGACCCGCTCCTACGCGCAGATCGCGAAGCAGGTCGGCAAGCCCAAGGCCGTGCGCGCGGTCGGCGCGGCCAATGGCAGAAATCCCATCTCCATCGTCGCCCCCTGCCACCGCGTGATCGGATCCTCCGGCGCCCTCACCGGCTACGCCGGCGGCCTCGAGGCGAAAGCCCATCTGCTAGGGCTGGAGGACGCGCTGCCCAAGACGCAGCATAAGGCGGCGTAG
- the radC gene encoding RadC family protein has protein sequence MAAGDGSTGEGAAGALERIGISVEPMPGGATERFAVKGDTYPHRQALQDLGGQWDKLARVWVFEAENPTARLAALLPIPEGPPPEKPNRPHYWGHRERLRKRAKEGGFGALPDYELLELLLFATIERKDVKPLAKALLERFGSLGGVLAARDEELAGFELVKLSTIVNLRAIAEMAVRLGREELKERPILNSIDKVAKHCRTVIGNSPIEQFRVLFLDQRHGLIADELQQTGTVNEVAAYPRQILQRALNLGAVGLVLVHNHPSGNLKPSTGDIEITREIMRAAEPLGIALHDHLIVGPGGHISLRQAGKLPR, from the coding sequence ATGGCGGCGGGGGATGGATCGACCGGGGAGGGGGCAGCGGGTGCGCTCGAGCGCATCGGCATTTCGGTCGAGCCCATGCCGGGCGGCGCAACGGAGCGCTTCGCGGTCAAGGGCGACACTTATCCTCATCGCCAGGCCCTGCAGGACCTCGGCGGCCAGTGGGACAAGTTGGCGCGCGTCTGGGTGTTCGAAGCGGAGAATCCGACCGCGCGCCTGGCCGCGCTGTTGCCGATTCCGGAAGGGCCGCCGCCGGAAAAACCGAACCGGCCGCATTACTGGGGCCATCGCGAGCGCTTGCGCAAACGCGCCAAGGAGGGTGGTTTCGGCGCCTTGCCCGATTACGAGCTGCTGGAGCTGCTGCTCTTTGCGACGATCGAGCGCAAGGACGTCAAGCCGCTGGCCAAGGCGCTGCTGGAGCGGTTCGGCAGTCTCGGCGGCGTGCTGGCGGCGCGCGACGAGGAGCTTGCCGGCTTCGAGCTGGTGAAACTCTCGACCATCGTCAATCTGCGCGCCATCGCCGAGATGGCCGTGCGGCTCGGGCGCGAGGAGCTCAAGGAGCGCCCGATCCTCAACTCGATCGACAAGGTCGCCAAACATTGCCGCACGGTGATCGGCAACAGCCCGATCGAGCAGTTCCGCGTGCTGTTCCTCGACCAGCGCCATGGGCTCATCGCCGACGAACTGCAGCAGACCGGCACCGTCAACGAGGTCGCGGCCTATCCGCGCCAGATCCTGCAGCGGGCGCTCAATCTGGGCGCGGTCGGCCTGGTGCTGGTCCACAACCACCCCAGCGGCAACTTGAAGCCCTCGACCGGCGACATCGAGATCACGCGCGAGATCATGCGGGCGGCCGAGCCGCTCGGCATCGCGCTGCATGATCATCTGATCGTGGGGCCTGGCGGGCATATCAGCCTGCGGCAGGCGGGCAAGCTGCCGCGGTGA
- a CDS encoding ArsR/SmtB family transcription factor, which yields MTTDRLSLTFAALADPTRRAILARLARGKASVTELAKPFPMSGPAVAKHLKVLERAGLIVRGREAQWRPSELEARPLKDAADWLEGYRQFWEASFDRLESYLSELQMKESKNGRRKKR from the coding sequence ATGACCACCGACCGCCTCAGCCTCACCTTTGCGGCCCTCGCCGACCCGACCCGGCGCGCCATCCTCGCCCGTCTTGCCCGAGGCAAGGCCAGCGTGACGGAGCTGGCCAAGCCCTTCCCCATGAGCGGCCCTGCGGTCGCCAAGCATCTGAAGGTACTGGAGCGGGCCGGCCTCATCGTGCGCGGCCGTGAGGCGCAATGGCGTCCGAGCGAGCTTGAGGCCCGTCCGCTGAAAGACGCCGCCGACTGGCTCGAAGGCTACCGGCAGTTCTGGGAAGCCAGCTTCGACCGGCTCGAGAGTTACCTGAGCGAACTGCAGATGAAGGAGAGCAAGAATGGCCGCAGGAAAAAGCGCTGA
- a CDS encoding SRPBCC family protein, whose product MAAGKSAEAIGEPADRVLVITRVFDAPRSLVYQAFADPKHALKWGGPPDYPAVHVEGDLRPGGKWRTCLRALDGSRELWQGGVYREIVPNERLVYSFAWDQEDGSPGPETLVTVTFADQGRKTLVTFRQAVFNTKENCDGHRRGWNGAFDRLADHVARR is encoded by the coding sequence ATGGCCGCAGGAAAAAGCGCTGAAGCGATCGGCGAACCGGCCGATCGCGTCCTCGTCATCACGCGCGTCTTCGATGCGCCGCGCAGCCTCGTCTATCAGGCCTTCGCCGATCCGAAGCATGCGCTGAAATGGGGGGGCCCGCCCGATTACCCCGCGGTTCATGTCGAGGGCGATCTGCGGCCCGGCGGGAAATGGCGTACCTGCCTGCGCGCCCTCGATGGCAGCCGCGAGCTCTGGCAGGGCGGCGTCTATCGCGAAATCGTGCCGAACGAGCGGCTGGTCTACAGCTTCGCCTGGGACCAGGAAGATGGCAGCCCGGGTCCCGAAACCCTCGTCACCGTCACTTTCGCCGATCAGGGCCGCAAGACACTGGTGACCTTCCGCCAGGCCGTCTTCAACACCAAGGAAAACTGCGACGGGCATCGGAGAGGCTGGAACGGCGCATTCGACCGCCTGGCGGACCATGTCGCGCGGCGCTGA
- a CDS encoding NAD-dependent malic enzyme, translating to MSSDQIPLEVDIEGAVLLTNPLLNKGTAFTDEERTAFSLHGLLPPRVGTLDAQVARRLQAVRAFTRDLDRYVFLRGLQDANETLFYALLTRHLTEMLPLIYTPTVGQACEQFSHYWHFPRGLFLSWPHRDIINQILAHPRYDRIETIVVSDGERILGLGDQGAGGMGIPIGKLSIYTACAGLDPATTLPILLDTGTDNAERIADPLYMGWKHERVRGADYDAFIETFISAVTKRWPRVLLQWEDFARVNAGPLLERYRDRLCSFNDDIQGTAAVAAATLLAGTKVSGISLCDQRFVLFGAGTAGSGIGRMLLDLMVHEGLTRREAQDRFFAVDRHGLLVEGMADLQSFQAPFVKSRAAVAGWQLARPDRIDLLDTVRNVRPTVLIGVSGQPGAFTEDIIRSMADSVERPLIFPLSNPLSRCEATPADLARWTGGRALIGTGSPFPPVVIDGQPVTVNQTNNAYIFPGVGLAVHAVGARRISDAMFVAAARALAALAPKATQAHPKLLPPVEGLRDVAVAVARAVALQARADGLCAGFEDEELDRLIAAKRWEPVYRPYRRSR from the coding sequence ATGAGTTCCGACCAGATTCCCCTCGAGGTCGATATCGAGGGCGCCGTTCTGTTGACCAACCCGCTTCTGAACAAGGGAACGGCCTTCACCGACGAGGAACGGACGGCGTTTTCGCTCCATGGGCTGCTGCCGCCGCGGGTGGGCACGCTCGATGCGCAGGTCGCGCGGCGCCTGCAGGCGGTGCGGGCCTTCACGCGCGATCTCGATCGCTATGTCTTCCTGCGGGGCCTGCAGGATGCGAACGAGACTCTGTTCTATGCGCTGCTGACGCGCCATCTCACGGAGATGCTGCCGCTGATCTATACGCCGACCGTCGGCCAGGCTTGCGAGCAGTTCAGCCACTACTGGCATTTCCCGCGCGGGCTGTTCCTGAGCTGGCCGCATCGCGACATCATCAACCAGATCCTGGCGCATCCCCGCTACGACAGGATCGAGACCATCGTGGTGAGCGACGGCGAGCGCATCCTCGGCCTCGGCGACCAGGGAGCGGGCGGCATGGGGATCCCGATCGGCAAGCTCTCGATCTATACCGCCTGCGCCGGCCTCGACCCCGCGACGACGCTGCCGATCCTGCTCGACACCGGCACCGACAATGCCGAGCGCATCGCCGACCCGCTCTATATGGGCTGGAAGCATGAGCGGGTGCGGGGGGCGGACTATGACGCCTTCATCGAGACCTTCATCTCGGCGGTGACGAAGCGCTGGCCGCGGGTGCTGCTGCAATGGGAGGATTTCGCCCGCGTCAATGCAGGGCCCCTGCTCGAGCGCTATCGCGACCGGCTCTGCAGCTTCAATGACGACATCCAGGGAACCGCGGCGGTCGCGGCGGCAACCCTGCTGGCCGGCACCAAGGTCAGCGGGATATCGCTCTGCGACCAGCGCTTCGTCCTGTTCGGCGCCGGCACGGCCGGAAGCGGAATCGGCCGGATGCTGCTGGATCTGATGGTCCATGAAGGGCTGACGCGCCGGGAGGCGCAGGACCGATTCTTCGCGGTCGATCGCCATGGCCTCCTGGTCGAAGGAATGGCCGATCTGCAGAGCTTCCAGGCGCCTTTCGTGAAGTCGCGCGCGGCCGTCGCCGGCTGGCAGCTGGCGCGGCCCGATCGCATCGACCTGCTCGACACCGTTCGCAATGTGCGGCCCACCGTCCTGATCGGGGTTTCGGGGCAGCCCGGGGCCTTCACCGAGGACATCATCCGCAGCATGGCGGACTCGGTCGAACGGCCGCTGATCTTTCCGCTGTCCAATCCCCTGTCGCGCTGCGAGGCGACGCCGGCCGATCTGGCGCGATGGACCGGGGGCCGCGCGCTCATCGGGACCGGGAGTCCCTTTCCGCCTGTGGTGATCGATGGCCAGCCGGTCACCGTCAATCAGACCAACAACGCCTATATTTTCCCGGGCGTGGGGCTCGCCGTGCATGCGGTGGGCGCGCGGCGCATCAGCGACGCCATGTTCGTCGCGGCGGCGAGGGCGCTGGCGGCGCTGGCACCGAAAGCCACGCAAGCGCATCCCAAGCTGCTGCCGCCGGTCGAAGGCCTGCGCGATGTTGCGGTTGCCGTCGCGCGGGCCGTGGCGCTTCAGGCGCGGGCCGACGGGCTTTGCGCCGGATTCGAGGATGAAGAACTCGATCGGCTGATCGCGGCGAAACGCTGGGAGCCGGTCTATCGTCCCTATCGCCGGTCGAGATAG
- a CDS encoding dimethylsulfonioproprionate lyase family protein: MNPLIEAMAGIFTAAAASGGPLARTARFALETVDWAGRLNEPAPQSCPVVDQHLETACANAGLQGSASHRACRALSAATGQVTWFMNPKERWTAPDLAAFMPNFAATVIIGEGGLLPSDKISAGFSLQGPDTYYPPHAHLAEESYWIVGGDGDWKVDMKPWFAVRPGDSVYHKSCARHAMQTNERPLLSVWLWTSHLHSEVVFVRSGPFVPPAEL; this comes from the coding sequence ATGAATCCGCTGATCGAAGCCATGGCCGGGATCTTCACCGCTGCCGCCGCATCCGGTGGACCCTTGGCCCGGACGGCGAGGTTCGCCCTGGAGACTGTGGATTGGGCGGGCAGGCTGAACGAGCCTGCGCCCCAGAGCTGCCCCGTCGTCGATCAGCATCTCGAAACGGCCTGCGCCAATGCGGGGCTCCAGGGCTCGGCCTCTCATCGCGCCTGTCGCGCGCTGAGCGCGGCGACCGGCCAGGTCACCTGGTTCATGAACCCGAAGGAACGTTGGACCGCGCCCGATCTGGCGGCCTTCATGCCGAACTTCGCCGCCACCGTCATCATCGGCGAGGGCGGGCTGCTGCCTTCGGACAAGATCAGCGCGGGCTTCAGCCTGCAGGGGCCCGACACCTACTACCCGCCGCATGCTCATCTCGCGGAGGAAAGCTATTGGATCGTCGGCGGCGACGGCGACTGGAAGGTGGATATGAAACCCTGGTTCGCGGTGCGGCCGGGCGACAGCGTCTATCACAAATCTTGCGCCCGACACGCGATGCAGACCAACGAGCGGCCCCTGCTGTCGGTCTGGCTCTGGACCAGCCACCTGCACTCCGAGGTGGTGTTCGTCAGGTCGGGTCCCTTTGTTCCTCCGGCGGAGCTTTAG
- a CDS encoding NAD(P)/FAD-dependent oxidoreductase gives MAGDDIFAAGFKETPYWWEAAPRPERPLQALPAQVDVAIVGAGFTGLVAALTLARAGRKVAVLEAQRLGEGASSRNAGYVGRTLKHSFSSLIDSRGLEGALAIYRDARTAYDFVYELVEREGISCHLRHSGRFMAALSPRHYDGMARELAIKQRHLGDDFAMVPKAEQHRETGSDLFQGGVMIPEMGSIHPGLYVNGLIAAAERAGAGLYDRAAVTAIARDAGGFTVTTARGSLKAREVAIATNGYTGRATPWLQRRLVPFNGFMVATEILPRELLDRVAPTNRTYHDWNNNLTYWRRAPDQDRLLLGWRTGSPTRDLKAKARRLKGRMDEILPDLKAARLAHVWTGQCAATFDMWPHIGSHDGMHYGAGYCFAGVPMGSWFGYKLAQRLLRANDARTAFDAEGFPTKFYYRGWPWFRPLAVAKFDWEDRRGL, from the coding sequence ATGGCAGGCGACGACATCTTTGCGGCCGGATTCAAGGAGACGCCTTACTGGTGGGAGGCTGCGCCGCGGCCGGAGCGGCCGCTTCAGGCGCTGCCGGCGCAGGTCGATGTCGCCATCGTCGGCGCCGGCTTCACCGGGCTGGTCGCCGCCCTGACCCTGGCGCGGGCCGGGCGCAAGGTCGCGGTCCTGGAGGCGCAGCGGCTGGGCGAGGGGGCGAGCTCGCGCAATGCCGGCTATGTCGGCCGCACCCTCAAGCACAGCTTCAGCTCGCTGATCGATTCCCGCGGGCTCGAAGGCGCGCTTGCGATCTATCGCGATGCGCGCACGGCCTATGATTTCGTCTATGAGCTGGTCGAACGCGAGGGCATCTCCTGCCATCTGCGGCACAGCGGCCGCTTCATGGCGGCCTTGAGCCCGCGGCACTATGACGGGATGGCGCGCGAGCTCGCCATCAAGCAGCGCCATCTGGGCGACGATTTCGCCATGGTGCCGAAGGCCGAACAGCATCGCGAGACGGGCTCCGACTTGTTCCAGGGCGGCGTGATGATTCCCGAGATGGGCTCGATCCATCCGGGGCTCTATGTCAACGGGCTGATCGCGGCGGCCGAGCGCGCCGGCGCCGGGCTTTACGATCGCGCCGCCGTGACGGCCATCGCGCGCGACGCCGGCGGCTTCACGGTGACGACCGCGCGAGGGAGTCTGAAGGCGCGCGAAGTCGCGATCGCGACCAACGGCTATACCGGACGCGCCACGCCCTGGCTGCAGCGCCGGCTGGTTCCCTTCAACGGCTTCATGGTGGCGACCGAGATCCTGCCGCGCGAGCTTCTGGATCGCGTGGCGCCCACCAACCGCACCTATCACGATTGGAACAACAACCTCACTTACTGGCGCCGCGCGCCGGACCAGGACCGGCTGCTGCTGGGCTGGCGCACCGGCAGCCCGACCCGCGATCTCAAGGCCAAGGCGCGGCGCCTCAAGGGGCGGATGGACGAGATCCTGCCCGACCTCAAAGCGGCCAGGCTCGCCCATGTCTGGACCGGGCAATGCGCCGCCACCTTCGACATGTGGCCCCATATCGGCAGCCATGACGGGATGCATTACGGCGCGGGCTATTGCTTCGCCGGCGTGCCGATGGGGAGCTGGTTCGGCTACAAACTGGCCCAGCGTCTCCTGCGGGCCAACGACGCCCGCACCGCCTTCGACGCAGAAGGCTTCCCGACGAAATTCTATTACCGGGGCTGGCCCTGGTTCCGGCCGCTGGCCGTCGCGAAATTCGACTGGGAAGACCGGCGCGGGCTCTGA
- a CDS encoding antibiotic biosynthesis monooxygenase family protein, which produces MLAVIFEVCPKAGHWDDYLGYARLLKPELEGIDGFIENERFASKRREGWLVSLSTWRDEKALVRWRTHALHHDVQMKGRTEVFRDYHLRVGEITADTRLPAGAGLEQQRYDETAVGSAKIAVLTEIPLDQAGAAEGADLAAVEWDLFESITRPGRALILSFWRNAEAAGGWLARPALRQRTVRVIRDYGMFSRAEAPQYYPPISPATPQE; this is translated from the coding sequence ATGTTAGCCGTTATCTTCGAAGTCTGCCCGAAAGCCGGTCACTGGGACGACTATCTGGGATATGCCCGACTGCTGAAGCCGGAGCTGGAGGGAATCGACGGCTTCATCGAGAATGAGCGCTTCGCGAGCAAGCGCCGTGAAGGGTGGCTGGTTTCGCTCTCCACCTGGCGCGACGAGAAAGCCCTGGTCCGCTGGCGCACCCATGCGCTGCATCATGACGTGCAGATGAAGGGCCGAACGGAGGTGTTCCGCGACTATCACTTGCGTGTCGGCGAGATCACCGCCGATACGCGCCTGCCGGCCGGCGCCGGATTGGAGCAGCAACGGTACGACGAAACCGCGGTCGGCAGCGCGAAGATCGCCGTTCTGACCGAGATACCGCTCGACCAGGCTGGTGCCGCAGAAGGGGCGGATCTGGCTGCGGTCGAATGGGATCTTTTCGAGAGCATTACCCGGCCGGGCCGAGCCCTGATCTTGAGTTTCTGGCGCAATGCGGAGGCCGCCGGCGGCTGGCTGGCACGGCCGGCGCTGCGGCAGCGGACGGTGCGGGTCATTCGCGACTACGGCATGTTCTCACGCGCCGAGGCCCCGCAATATTATCCTCCCATCTCCCCTGCCACGCCGCAGGAGTGA